One genomic region from Rattus norvegicus strain BN/NHsdMcwi chromosome 10, GRCr8, whole genome shotgun sequence encodes:
- the Nhp2 gene encoding H/ACA ribonucleoprotein complex subunit 2 produces the protein MTKIKVVPEESEAQAEGCSEERTYEELLVNLNPIAQPLASRRLTRKLYKCIKKAVKQKQIRRGVKEVQKFVNKGEKGIMVLAGDTLPIEVYCHLPVMCEDQNLPYVYIPSKTDLGAATGSKRPTCVIMVKPHEDYQEAYDKCLEEVQALPTPL, from the exons ATGACCAAAATAAAGGTGGTTCCCGAGGAATCTGAGGCGCAGGCGGAGGGCTGCAGCGAGGAGCGCACGTACGAAGAGCTGCTGGTCAACCTGAACCCCATCGCGCAGCCCCTGGCTTCCCGCCGCCTGACGCGCAAGCTTTACAAATGCATCAAGAAGG CCGTAAAGCAGAAGCAGATTCGTCGCGGGGTGAAGGAAGTTCAGAAATTTGTCAACAAGGGCGAGAAAGG GATCATGGTCTTGGCAGGAGATACGTTGCCGATTGAGGTGTACTGCCATCTTCCAGTTATGTGCGAGGACCAGAACTTGCCCTACGTCTATATTCCCTCTAAGACG GACTTGGGTGCAGCTACAGGATCGAAACGTCCCACTTGTGTGATCATGGTGAAGCCCCATGAAGACTATCAGGAGGCCTATGACAAGTGCCTGGAGGAGGTGCAGGCACTGCCTACACCTCTGTGA
- the Rmnd5b gene encoding E3 ubiquitin-protein transferase RMND5B, with protein MEQCACVERELDKVLHKFLTYGQHCEQSLEELLHYVGQLRAELASAALQGTPLSATLSLVMSQCCRKIKDTVQKLASDHKDIHSSVSRVGKAIDRNFDSEICGVVSDAVWDSREKQQQILQMAIVEHLYQQGMLSVAEELCQESTLNVDLDFKQPFLELNRILEALHEQDLGPALEWAVSHRQRLLELNSSLEFKLHRLHFIRLLAGGPEKQLEALSYARHFQPFARLHQREIQVMMGSLVYLRLGLEKSPYCHLLDNSHWAEICETFTRDACSLLGLSVESPLSVSFASGCVALPVLMNIKAVIEQRQCTGVWSHKDELPIEIELGMKCWYHSVFACPILRQQTSDSNPPIKLICGHVISRDALNKLINGGKLKCPYCPMEQNPADGKRIIF; from the exons ATGGAGCAGTGCGCATGTGTGGAGAGGGAGCTCGACAAGGTCCTGCACAAGTTCCTGACCTATGGGCAACATTGTGAGCAGAGCCTGGAGGAGCTGCTGCACTACGTGGGCCAGTTGAGAGCTGAACTGGCCAGTGCAG CTCTCCAGGGGACCCCTCTCTCAGCCACGCTGTCCCTAGTAATGTCCCAGTGCTGTCGGAAGATCAAAGACACAGTCCAGAAGCTGGCTTCCGACCATAAGGACATTCACAGCAGCGTCTCCCGAGTGGGCAAAGCCATTGAccgg AACTTTGACTCTGAGATCTGCGGCGTGGTCTCAGATGCTGTGTGGGACTCCcgtgagaagcagcagcagatccTGCAGATGGCCATTGTCGAGCACCTGTACCAGCAGGGCATGCTCAGCGTAGCTGAGGAGCTGTGCCAG GAATCAACATTGAATGTGGACCTGGACTTCAAGCAGCCCTTCTTGGAGTTGAATCGGATCTTGGAGGCTCTGCATGAGCAAGACCTAGGACCTGCACTGGA ATGGGCCGTTTCCCACAGGCAGCGCCTGCTGGAGCTCAACAGCTCACTGGAGTTCAAGCTGCACCGGCTGCACTTTATCCGCCTCCTAGCTGGTGGCCCGGAGAAGCAGCTGGAGGCCCTCAGCTATGCCCGACACTTCCAGCCTTTTGCTCGGCTACACCAGAGAG AGATCCAGGTGATGATGGGCAGTCTGGTGTACCTGCGGCTGGGCTTGGAGAAGTCACCCTACTGCCACCTCTTAGACAACAGCCACTGGGCAGAGATCTGTGAGACCTTTACTCGGGATGCATGCTCCCTCCTGGGGCTTTCAGTGGAGTCCCCACTCAGTGTCAG CTTTGCTTCTGGCTGTGTGGCACTGCCAGTGCTGATGAACATTAAAGCTGTGATCGAACAGAGGCAGTGCACTGGAGTGTGGAGTCACAAGGATGAGTTGCCG ATTGAGATTGAGCTGGGCATGAAGTGCTGGTATCACTCTGTGTTTGCGTGCCCTATCCTGCGACAGCAGACCTCAGATTCCAACCCCCCTATCAAGCTCATCTGTGGCCACGTCATCTCCAGAGATGCACTCAACAAGCTCATCAATGGAGGAAA GCTAAAGTGTCCCTATTGTCCCATGGAGCAGAACCCAGCAGATGGGAAACGTATCATATTCTGA
- the N4bp3 gene encoding nedd4 binding protein 3 produces MATASGPAGIAMGSVGSLLERQDFSPEELRAALAGSRGSRQPDGLLRKGLGQREFFSYLHLPKKDGKTAKRAPRNEPDYTTLYYREHPRAGDFSKTSLPERGRFDKCRIRPSVFKPPVSTGKGFLSMQSLAAHKGQKLWRSNGSLHTLACHPPLSPGPRASQARAQLLHALSLDEGGPEPSLSDSSSGGSFGRSPGTGPSPFSSSLGHINHLGGSLDRASRSPKESGPLAVLSCLPEPPPPYEFSCPTTEEVAVLPDTCEELKRDLGDQDVSNPFTQVLEERQRLWLSELKRLYVDRLHEVAQKAERSERNLQLQLFMAQQEQRRLRKELRAQQGLAPEPRTSGPPMEADPNARPEEEARWEVCQKTAEISLLKQQLREAQAELAQKLAEIFSLKTQLRGSRAQAQAQDAELARLREAVRSLQEQAPREEAPGSCETDDCKSRGLLGEAGGNEAREGAEQLRAELLQERLRGQEQALRFEQERQTWQEEKERVLRYQREIQGSYMDMYRRNQALEQELRVLREPPTSWSPRLESSKI; encoded by the exons ATGGCCACAGCCTCAGGCCCTGCTGGCATTGCCATGGGCAGCGTAGGCAGCCTGTTGGAACGGCAGGACTTTTCCCCTGAAGAACTTCGGGCTGCACTAGCTGGGTCCCGGGGCTCCCGGCAGCCTGATGGGCTCCTCCGGAAAGGCTTGGGCCAACGAGAGTTCTTCAGCTACCTGCATCTCCCCAAGAAGGATGGCAAGACCGCCAAGCGAGCCCCTCGGAACGAGCCGGACTACACCACCCTCTACTACCGGGAGCATCCTCGGGCTGGTGACTTCAGCAAGACTTCCCTACCTGAGCGCGGTCGCTTCGACAAG TGCCGGATCCGTCCTTCTGTGTTCAAGCCTCCTGTGAGCACTGGGAAAGGCTTCCTGTCCATGCAGAGCCTCGCAGCCCACAAGGGCCAGAAGCTGTGGAGAAGCAATGGCAGCCTGCACACTCTGGCCTGTCACCCCCCCCTGAGCCCTGGGCCTCGGGCCAGTCAGGCCCGTGCACAGTTGCTTCATGCCCTCAGCCTTGATGAAGGCGGCCCTGAGCCCAGCTTATCGGACTCTTCCAGCGGGGGTAGTTTTGGCCGTAGTCCAGGGACTGGccccagccccttcagctcctccctgGGCCACATTAATCACCTTGGAGGCTCCCTGGATCGTGCTTCAAGGAGCCCTAAGGAGTCTGGACCTCTGGCAGTACTGAGCTGCCTGCCCGAGCCACCTCCCCCCTATGAGTTCTCCTGTCCCACTACTGAGGAGGTCGCTGTGTTGCCTGATACCTGTGAGGAACTCAAGAGGGACCTCGGTGACCAGGATGTATCTAACCCCTTTACTCAG GTGCTCGAGGAACGCCAGCGGTTGTGGTTGTCTGAGCTGAAGCGCCTGTACGTGGACCGGCTTCACGAGGTGGCCCAGAAAGCTGAGCGCAGCGAGCGCAACCTCCAGCTGCAGCTGTTTATGGCTCAACAGGAGCAGCGGCGCCTGCGCAAGGAGCTGCGGGCTCAGCAGGGCCTGGCCCCAGAGCCTCGGACCTCCGGGCCCCCCATGGAGGCTGACCCCAATGCCCGGCCAGAGGAAGAAGCCCGATGGGAG GTGTGCCAGAAGACTGCCGAGATTAGTCTGTTGAAACAGCAGCTTCGGGAAGCCCAGGCGGAGCTGGCACAGAAGCTGGCAGAGATCTTCAGTCTGAAGACACAACTTCGGGGCAGCCGGGCACAAGCCCAAGCTCAGGACGCTGAGCTAGCCCGGCTGCGGGAGGCAGTGCGCAGCCTGCAAGAGCAGGCACCTCGGGAGGAAGCCCCAGGCAGCTGTGAGACAGATGACTGCAAGAGCAGGGGGCTGCTCGGGGAGGCAGGAGGCAATGAAGCCAGAGAAGGGGCCGAGCAGCTGAGGGCAGAGCTGCTGCAAGAACGGCTTCGTGGCCAGGAGCAGGCTCTGCGCTTTGAGCAGGAGAGGCAGACTTGgcaggaggaaaaagagagggtGCTGCGCTACCAGCGAGAAATCCAAGGGAGCTACATGGACATGTACCGCCGGAACCAGGCACTTGAACAGGAGCTGCGGGTGCTGCGGGAGCCCCCTACATCTTGGAGTCCCAGGCTGGAGTCCTCCAAGATCTGA